A window of the Helianthus annuus cultivar XRQ/B chromosome 4, HanXRQr2.0-SUNRISE, whole genome shotgun sequence genome harbors these coding sequences:
- the LOC110935918 gene encoding cysteine protease Amb a 11.0101 isoform X1 — MKINNLIFFSLSLVLILGVVESFNYHEQELESEEGFQGSYDRWREHHKVTDRSPQRFNVFKHNVRNIHKKNKMNLGYKLQINEFATMTHHEFRKTHADSKGGHFIALHGIRKTNLSSSYNDIDINAIPPRMDWREHNAVTPMKNQGQCGSCFAFAAVGAIEGINAIRTGQLLSLSEQQLLDCDSSDRTFHCDGGQVCGVFTFVKEHGGIATDEFYPYVGKRETCDTSKYGHHSVTVDGTEYLPEHDEEALLKAVAHQPVTFQMDPGGDGFMFYKEGIYSGPCGMELMHAMLIVGYDQDPDGTKYWIVKNSWGEGWGEKGYIRMLRGTEIQGVCNMYGHCNFPLKSPETKNVEL; from the exons CTTCAATTACCATGAGCAAGAACTCGAATCGGAGGAGGGATTCCAAGGGTCGTACGACAGGTGGCGAGAACACCACAAAGTGACCGATAGAAGCCCCCAACGGTTCAATGTATTCAAGCACAACGTACGAAATATTCACAAGAAAAACAAGATGAACCTGGGATACAAGTTGCAAATAAACGAGTTTGCTACCATGACTCACCATGAGTTTAGGAAAACCCATGCCGACTCGAAGGGTGGCCACTTCATTGCTCTTCACGGGATTCGTAAGACCAACTTGAGTTCGAGTTATAATGATATCGATATAAACGCTATTCCACCGAGGATGGATTGGAGGGAACATAACGCGGTCACCCCTATGAAAAATCAAGGACAGTGCG GAAGTTGTTTCGCATTTGCTGCGGTGGGTGCAATTGAAGGAATAAACGCCATCAGAACAGGTCAACTCTTATCATTATCAGAACAACAACTTCTTGATTGTGATTCGAGCGACAGAACCTTCCATTGCGACGGAGGGCAGGTCTGTGGCGTATTTACTTTCGTCAAAGAGCATGGAGGTATAGCTACAGATGAGTTCTACCCTTATGTAGGTAAAAGGGAAACATGCGATACATCTAAG TATGGTCATCACTCGGTAACTGTTGATGGAACCGAGTATTTGCCAGAACACGATGAAGAAGCGCTATTGAAAGCAGTGGCACATCAGCCTGTAACTTTTCAAATGGATCCTGGCGGTGACGGTTTCATGTTCTACAAAGAG GGAATTTATAGTGGACCATGTGGAATGGAGCTGATGCACGCGATGTTGATAGTTGGATACGATCAGGATCCTGACGGAACCAAGTACTGGATTGTTAAGAACTCGTGGGGCGAAGGATGGGGAGAGAAGGGTTACATTCGTATGCTACGCGGTACGGAGATCCAAGGGGTTTGCAACATGTATGGGCATTGTAATTTCCCTCTTAAATCTCCCGAAACTAAAAATGTTGAACTCTAG
- the LOC110935918 gene encoding cysteine protease Amb a 11.0101 isoform X2 yields the protein MKINNLIFFSLSLVLILGVVESFNYHEQELESEEGFQGSYDRWREHHKVTDRSPQRFNVFKHNVRNIHKKNKMNLGYKLQINEFATMTHHEFRKTHADSKGGHFIALHGIRKTNLSSSYNDIDINAIPPRMDWREHNAVTPMKNQGQCGSCFAFAAVGAIEGINAIRTGQLLSLSEQQLLDCDSSDRTFHCDGGQVCGVFTFVKEHGGIATDEFYPYVGKRETCDTSKYGHHSVTVDGTEYLPEHDEEALLKAVAHQPVTFQMDPGGDGFMFYKEWTMWNGADARDVDSWIRSGS from the exons CTTCAATTACCATGAGCAAGAACTCGAATCGGAGGAGGGATTCCAAGGGTCGTACGACAGGTGGCGAGAACACCACAAAGTGACCGATAGAAGCCCCCAACGGTTCAATGTATTCAAGCACAACGTACGAAATATTCACAAGAAAAACAAGATGAACCTGGGATACAAGTTGCAAATAAACGAGTTTGCTACCATGACTCACCATGAGTTTAGGAAAACCCATGCCGACTCGAAGGGTGGCCACTTCATTGCTCTTCACGGGATTCGTAAGACCAACTTGAGTTCGAGTTATAATGATATCGATATAAACGCTATTCCACCGAGGATGGATTGGAGGGAACATAACGCGGTCACCCCTATGAAAAATCAAGGACAGTGCG GAAGTTGTTTCGCATTTGCTGCGGTGGGTGCAATTGAAGGAATAAACGCCATCAGAACAGGTCAACTCTTATCATTATCAGAACAACAACTTCTTGATTGTGATTCGAGCGACAGAACCTTCCATTGCGACGGAGGGCAGGTCTGTGGCGTATTTACTTTCGTCAAAGAGCATGGAGGTATAGCTACAGATGAGTTCTACCCTTATGTAGGTAAAAGGGAAACATGCGATACATCTAAG TATGGTCATCACTCGGTAACTGTTGATGGAACCGAGTATTTGCCAGAACACGATGAAGAAGCGCTATTGAAAGCAGTGGCACATCAGCCTGTAACTTTTCAAATGGATCCTGGCGGTGACGGTTTCATGTTCTACAAAGAG TGGACCATGTGGAATGGAGCTGATGCACGCGATGTTGATAGTTGGATACGATCAGGATCCTGA